A stretch of DNA from Micromonospora sp. WMMD1155:
GCTTGGCCAGCACCCGGGCACCGGCGATGTCGACGACCGGGGTCGGCTCCTGCTGCATGCCCTCGAAGTACGGGGGCTTACGCACGTAGGTGGAGTCGTTCTCCCAGGCGAAGGTGTCACCGGTCGGAGTGGGCAGCGACTGCCACCGCTCGTCACCGGCGAAGACGTCGGCGTACGCGGCGCTGAACCCGGTGGCGCCGATCGCCTGGGCGATGACGTCCTGGATCTCGGCGCTGTTCGGCCAGATCTCCCGCAGGTAGACCGGGTTGCCCTCGGTGTCCTCACCGATCGGCTCGTTGGCCAGGTCGATGTCCATCGTGCCGGCCAGGGCGTAGGCGACCACCAGCGGCGGGGACGCCAGGTAGTTCATCTTGACGTCCGGGTTGATCCGGCCCTCGAAGTTGCGGTTGCCGGAGAGCACCGAGACGACCGACAGGTCGTGCTCGTTGACCGCGGCGGACACCTCCTCGGGCAGCGGGCCCGAGTTGCCGATGCAGGTGGTGCAGCCGTAGCCGACCAGGTTGAAGCCGAGCTTGTCCAGGTACGGCGTGAGGCCGGCCCGCTCGTAGTAGTCCATGACGACCTTCGAGCCGGGCGCCAGGGTGGTCTTCACCCACGGCTTGCGGGTCAGGCCCTTGTCGACGGCGTTGCGGGCCAGCAGGGCGGCACCGATCATCACCTGCGGGTTGGACGTGTTGGTGCAGGAGGTGATCGCGGCGATCACCACGGCGCCGTGGTCCAGCTCGTACTCGACACCGTCGGTGCCGGTGACCCGGACCGGGTTGGTGGCCCGCCCGCCCGCTCCGGCGGCGGCCGTCTCCAAATCGCGCGGCTCGTCGGCCGGGTCGCTGAACTCGTTGGCCGGCGGGTCGCTGGCCGGGAAGGACTCGGCGCTGGCCTCGTCGGCCGGGCCGTTCGCGCCGCGCGGCAGCTCCTCACGGGCCACGCTCGGCTTCAGGTCCCGCTCACCGGCGGAGTCGTCGGCGACGTAGTCGGTCAACGCGGAGCGGAACAGCGTCTTCGCGCTGCCCAGCGGCACCCGGTCCTGCGGGCGCTTCGGGCCGGCGAGCGACGGCTCGATGGTGCTGAGGTCCAGCTCCAGGCGCTCCGAGTACTCCGGCTCGGCGTCCGGGTCGTGCCAGAGGCCCTGCTCCTTGGCGTACGCCTCGACGAGCGCGACCTGAGCGGCGTCGCGGCCGGTCAGCTCCAGGTAGCGGACCGTCTCCGCGTCGATCGGGAAGATCGCCACGGTGGAGCCGTACTCGGGGGACATGTTGCCGATGGTGGCCCGGTTGGCCAGCGGCACGGCGCTGACGCCGGGGCCGTAGAACTCGACGAACTTGCCGACCACACCGTGCTTGCGCAGCATCTCGGTGATGGTCAGCACCAGGTCGGTGGCGGTGGTGCCGGCCGGCATCTCGCCGGAGAGCTTGAAGCCCACCACGCGGGGGATCAGCATGCTGACCGGCTGGCCGAGCATCGCGGCCTCGGCCTCGATGCCGCCGACGCCCCAGCCCAGCACGCCCAGGCCGTTGACCATGGTGGTGTGCGAGTCGGTGCCGACCACGGTGTCCGGGTACGCCTGCATGACTCCAGACGCCTCTGCGCGCGCCATGATCGTGCGGGCCAGGTACTCGATGTTGACCTGGTGCACGATGCCGGTGCCCGGCGGGACGACCTTGAACTCGTTGAACGCGGTCTGGCCCCAGCGCAGGAACTGGTAGCGCTCCTTGTTGCGCTCGTACTCCAGCTCGACGTTGCGGGCGAACGCGTCCTCGCGGCCGAACAGGTCGGCGATCACCGAGTGGTCGATGACCAGCTCGGCCGGGGCGAGGGGGTTGACCTTGGTGGCGTCGCCGCCCAGGTCGCGCACGGCCTCGCGCATGGTGGCCAGGTCGACCACGCAGGGCACGCCGGTGAAGTCCTGCATGAGCACCCGCGCCGGGGTGAACTGGATCTCCACGCTCGGGGCGGCGGTGGGGTCCCATCCGCCGAGCTGACGGATGTGGTCGGCGGTGATGTTCGCGCCGTCCTCGGTCCGCAGCAGGTTCTCCAGCAGGATCTTCAGGCTGTACGGCAGCCGAGCGTGGCCGTCCACCTTGTCGATCCTGAAAATCTCGTAGCTCGCGTCTCCGACGCGTAGCTGGGTCTTCGCACCGAAGGTGTCGAGGCTCGCCACGTCGTACTCCTTCACACCAGCGACCGTGAGTAGTCCTGAGCAGTCTGTCGCACCGGTCGGGGTGCCGCCGAGGTTAGGTGACACTTACCGCCGATTCCGCGCTCAACAAAACCGTACGTCCGTCTTGCTAGTTGTGCAACCCGGCCGCCTGTCCGCCCGTGCCGCGGCGGCACCTGCCGGACAAGTCGCCCGGGAGGGTTCGCGGCACTGTTGCGGACCCAGGCCGGGCCGCTCGCGAGCCCACCGGGTCGAGGCCGTCGAACCGACGCCAGACGCCGAGGTGGTACGCGCGGACACCTGAATCGAGCACGGCGAAGGGCCGGGCCCCGTGGGGGGTCCGTCCCTTCGTGTGTTGGTGGTGGCTTAGCTGGTGGCGTAGCCGCGGGTGGCGATCCAGTCGGCGAGGTGCTCGACGGTGATCTGGTAGGAGGCCTGGGTGGGGTCGGCGGAGTCGGCGATGGTGACGGTGTCGCCGTTGTCGCGGTAGCCGACGACGCTGATGTAGTGCCCACCCTCGTAGGAGTGGGTGGTGCCGGTGGTGTCGGTGCTGGTGCCGGCGATGTTGGCGACCACGGCCCGGCCGTCGTCGACCGTGCGGACGATGTCGGCGCGCAGCTGGTCGGTCTGCTTCGCATCAGCGTCCGGGCTGGAGATCTCCACCGACCGGTAGGCGTTCTTACCGGTCTCCTTGTTCAGCACCGGGGTGATGTCGTTGATCGAGTTCGTGCCGGCCTCGGTGGTGCCCATCTCCTTGGCCATCGCGTCGACGTTGATGTCCTTACCCTGCACACTCAACGCGTTACGGGTGGCGGCCGGGCCGCAGTAGTAGAAGTTCGGCTGCGCCTCGTAGCGCACACCCAACTCCCGCTCACCGTGGTTCTTGCGATCGGTCTGGGTCTGGGCGCTCGGCTTCGCGGTACTCGGGGCCGCGAACGCGGTCGTGACGGGACCGGCGATCGCACCACCGGTGAACGCCAGACCAGCAGCGGTCAGAGCAGTCTTCCGGATCAGATCGGTACGCATGATGGCGTGCTCCTCTGCATCGGGGGTGATGGCACGGCACGCCCGGGGGGTGGACGTGCCGCACGTACAAGGGGGAAAGTTCCCGGCGGCCCTGGGGGGCCGGCATCGGGAGACGGTGCAACCGGCTGGGGTGGCGGATCATTCCGTCGGGCTCCCGGCCGGTCGTGCTCGGAGGTGTAACCGGGGCGGCCTGCCGGGTGTTCCCGACGGCTGCCGCGCATCAGCGACCCGAAAGCCGCCGCAGCGTGCCAGCCGCAACGACCCGCATCGCCGGCCGTGCCAGATGCAACGACCCCGCATCGCGACCGTGCCAGGTATAACGACCCCGCACCGGCCCGGATTCCGCCGCTCCGGTGACCCCGACCACCGGACAAACCCCACACACCGGCCGAACCTCACAGCCGACGACCGCGCACCCGCCTTGATCCACTCCGGTTCGCCGAAATCGTGGTATCCCAGCGCCAGGGATACCCCAACATCAGCGAAACCGAGTGGATCAAGGCCAAAGGAACGCCGACGTACGGTCTACGCACCCAACGAACGCCTCGAGCGCTCCGAACCCCCCTGCGCCGTGCGGGCGTTTTGCCCGACTTCACCGATATGTCTCATGCCTCGGCCCGAGGCCGCCGCCGTCCCGTCCCGACCTGTGCGTTCCGGCCCGTGCGTCCCGTCGAGGGCGATCAGGGGTGGGCGGCAGGGGGCCACCGTCCATCCGGGAGCGTCGCGGCGGGTGGTCAGGCGGGGTCGGCGGGCTTCGCGGCGTCGCCGGCCTGGGCGTGCCGCTCCAGCAGTCGCTGCCGGATCTCCTCGGGGGTGTACGCGCGTCGGCGTCGTTCGGCCCGCGCGATGACCACGCCGGAGGCTGCGACGCCGGCGAGGCCGGCCAACCCGAGAACCTTCCACCACCGCATTCGTTGCGCCATCGGCCTAGGCTAGTCCCTCATGAGCATCAGCCTGGATGAGGCCGTCGAGTTGACCCGCACCGGCGACGTGTGGGTGTTTCGGGGTCGCAGCGTGCCGGACCGGGCGATCCAGTTCACCACCAACAGCCCGGTCAACCATGTTGGCATGGCGGTGGTGCTGGACGACATGCCGCCGTTGATGTGGCATGCGGAGTTGGGCAGGTCGTTGCCGGATCTGTGGTCGGGTACGCACCAGCGTGGCGTCCAGTTGCACGACTTGCGGGACGCGGTCTGCGTCTGGGCCAACAGGTATGGGCAGCGGGCCTGGCTGCGGCAGCTCGATCCGCCGGCCGACGGGGAGATGGAACGGGCGGTACTGCGGACGATCGCGCGGTTGGACGGCACCCCGTTCCCGTCTACCGCTCAGTTGGCGTGGCGGTGGGTGCGTGGCCGGGTGCCGACGCTGCCGCGCCCCGGCCGCCCCGCACTCCGATCGACCCCGGCCGGCTCGACGGGGGAGCGGGACCGGGCGCTGGAGACGGCGTACTGCGCCGAGGTGGTCGCGGTGACCTACGAGGCGATGGGGTTGCTGCCGGCGGGCCGGCGTCCTAACTGGTACGACCCGGGACGGTTCTGGAGCGGTGACGACCTGGGTCTGGCCGCCGGTGCCCAGCTGGGCTCGGAGATCGAGGTGCGGGTGCCGGCGCGCTGAGGTTTGACCTGGGCGGTGACCGGCAATTGCTGTGGCCGTGAACGCCTCCACGGATCTCGACACGCTGGCCGACTTCTTCGACCGGTACGGCGCGGCGCTGACGTCCGGCGACCTGCCGGCGATCGCGGGCTGTTACGCCCTTCCGGGTCTGGTGGTGGCCGACACCTACAGCTTCTCCTTCACGTCCCCGGCGGCTGTGGCGTTGTCCTTCGTGGGGGCCGCACCGGACTACCAGGACCGGGAGCTGATCGCGGCGCACGCCCGGATCGAGGATGTGCAGGCGGTGTCCGCGCTGTTGACGATGGTCGCGGTGGAGTGGGAGTTCCTGGACAGTCAGGGGCAGGCGGTGCCGGGGGAGCGGTACCGCTACCTGCTGCGGATCTCGGACGAGGGGCCGGTGATCTGCACCGTCGTCCGGACGGCCTGATCGAGCGGGACCGTCCGCCGGGTCGGACCGTTTTCCGTTGGGCGTCGGCTGGTCGGCCCGATCCGTACCCGCCCGGTTTCCGCGCGGAGCGGTGCTGGCTACGCTGTCGCGTCGGTGGGGACGAGGGGAGACCTGATGGCGGTGCGGCCGGATGGCGCGGCAGGGTCACGGGCGGCTCGACTGTTGGCGTCGGTGCCGTGGATCGTGGTGCTGTGCGGTGTGTGCGCGCTGGTGGTGCTGCTGGTGGTGGCGCTGCTGTCCTTCCGGACCAGGGAGCGGGAGGCCGTACCGCAGGGTGCCCCTCCGGTGTTCGTGCCGACCGTGCCGGCTGCCGCGTCGGCGACGGGTGGGCCGACTCCGGCCGGTGTGGAGCGGCGCTCGGTGTCGCCGCGGCCGTCGCGCAGCAGTCGGACGCCGTCGCCACGGCCCACCGTGACCGGCGCTCCGACGCCGGGACGGACGAGCGCTCCGCTGGTGTCGGCGTCCTCGGCGGGTGCGACGGTCACCGCCCGCTACCAGGTCGGCACGGACGGCTGGGACGGGGACGCGGCGGTGTTGTCGATCGCGAACGAGTCGAGCCGGTCGGTGGACTGGTCGGTGGAGTTGACGTTCGACGACGACCTGTGGGCGTTGCGCCTCAGCGACGACTCGGGGATTTCGGTGCGGGGTCGCGGGAACGGCGAGTTCGTGTTGCGGGGGACCCGTTCGCTGGAGCCGGGTGGTTCGCGGACGGTGCGGTTGCGCGTGGGGTGGGGTGAGTCCGCGCAGCGGCCGGAGCGGTGCACCATCAACGGGGTCGACTGTCGGCTCGGCTGAGCGGACGTCAAGCGGTCCCGGCGCTTTCCGGTGCGGCCGCCGATCGCTACGCTGCCCGGACGGTCCGCTGAGGGAGGTACATGTCCGGCATGCGTCGCGCCCCGCGACTGACGCCCGGCCCGGCCGCGATCGTGTCGTCGCCCTGGGTCGTGGTGGGCGCTGGGGTGGTCGTGATGGTCGTCCTGCTCGTCATGACCCTGAGTGCGTACCGGGGGCGTAGCCCGGCACCGGACGGTGCGTCGGCCCCTCCGGCGTTGCCGCTGCCGTCGGCGGAGGCGGCGCCGAGTCGACCCACGCCGGTGGCCTCGCCGGCGCCGGTGATGCCGGGGTTGTCCGGGCGCGCGAGCGGGTTGCCGCCGGGTGCCGTGACTGGTTCGCCGTCGCCGTCGGTCGCCCCTCCGGTCAGCCCGCCCGGTCAGCCGGTGGTGACGCGGTCGCCGAGTCGTGCGCCGCAGGGTCAGCCGGCGGTCAGTGGGCGGTACCGGGTGGTGCAGAGCTTCGACGGTGGCTTCATCGGCGAGGTGGCGATGGTCAACGCGTCCGCCCAGAGCCGTGGCTGGACGGTCCGGCTGGAGTTCTCCGGTGGGCGGCTGGTGACCGCCTGGGTGGAGGGTGTGCCACAGGGGACGGTCCGGCAGTTCGACGACGGTTTCACGTACGTCAGCGGGGTGGACGTGCGGCCCGGCGGGTCGGTGTCGTTGCGGTTCCACATGGAGCGGGCGTTCAGCACGCCGCGGTCGTGCACTGTCGACGGGGTGCGCTGCGCCGGCTTCTGAACGGCACTTCCGCAAGAACATGCTCGGTTACGACCATGTTTGCAAGGCATTGCAGAATGTTTCGGCAAGGGTTAGCGTGCGGCCATTCAGCGACCAGAGGAAGGCGTCGATGAAACAGCCGCCGGTACCGCGCACCACCCTGGCCCTCGTCTCCCTGCTCACCGTGACGCTCGTCGGCACCTCGGTCGCCGTGCCCCCGGCCGCCACCGCGGCCCCTCGCCCCTCCGGGGCCGTCCCGGTCGGCGGCGCCACCCAGTGGACCAGCGAACCCACCGCCGAGGCGCTGGTGAAGGCCGGTGGCGGCTCCGCGCGGGCCGAACAGTTCTACTTCGTCCTGCCGGACCGGTTCGCCAACGGAGACCCCCGCAACGACCGGGGTGGCCTGACCGGTGACCGGCTGCGGACCGGGCTCGACCCGACCGACAAGGGCTTCTACCACGGCGGTGACCTCAAGGGTGTCATCGACAGGCTGGACTACATCCAGGGGTTGGGCACCACCGCCATCTGGCTCGCCCCGATCTTCAAGAACCGACCGGTGCAGGGCTCCGGCGATGACATCTCGGCCGGCTACCACGGTTACTGGATCACCGACTTCACCCAGGTCGACCCGCACTTCGGCACGATGGCGGAGATGAAGCGGCTGGTCCGGCTCGCCCACCAGCGCGGCATCAAGATCTACCTCGACGTGATCGTCAATCACACCGCCGACGTCATCAAGTACGCCGAGGGCTCCTACGCGTACGTCGACAAGGCGGCCTCGCCGTACACCGACGTGCGGGGGCAGGCGTTCGAGGACCGTAACCACGCCGACGGCAGCCGGGCGTTCCCGCCGGTCGACGAAACGTCGTTCCCATACACGCCGACGTTCGACGAGCCGACGGACGCCACCGTCAAGGTCCCGGCCTGGCTGAACGACGTCACCATGTATCACAACCGGGGTGACTCCACCTTCGCGGGTGAGAACAGCGAGTACGGCGACTTCTTCGGTCTCGACGACCTGTGGACCGAGCGGCCCGAGGTGGTCCGGGGGATGACCGAGGCGTACGGGGACTGGATCGGCGCCACCGGCGTTGACGGGTTCCGGCTGGACACCGTGAAGCACGTCAACATGGACTTCTGGCCGCAGTTCAGCCAGGGCATCGAGCGGGCCGCCGAGAAGGCCGGCAAGAAGGACTTCTTCATGTTCGGCGAGGTGTACAGCGCCGACCCGGAGATCAGCTCCCGCTATGTCCGGCAGGGCGGGCTGCCGGCGACCCTCGACTTCGCGTTCCAGGAGGCCGCCCGGGGTTACACAGCCGGTGCGGGCTCGGCGAAGGCGCTCGCCGACGTGTACGCCCGCGACGACCTCTACGCCGCCCGGAACACCGACGCGGGACGGCTGCCCACCTTCCTGGGCAACCACGACATGGGCCGGATCGGGTCGTTCGTCGCCGCCGGTGGCACCGACCCGGCCAGTCATCTGCGCCGGGACCAGCTCGCACACCAGTTGATGTTCCTGACGCGTGGCCAACCGGTGGTCTACTCCGGTGACGAGCAGGGCTTCACCGGGCCCGGCGGGGACAAGGACGCCCGGCAGGACATGTTCGCCTCGAAGGTGCCCGACTACCTCGACGACGACCTGCTCGGCACCGACCGCACCCATGCCGCCGACCAGTTCGACACCGGCCACCCGCTGTACCGGACCATCGCCGAGCTGGGGCGGTTGCGCCAGGCCCACCCGGCGCTGCGCGACGGTGTGCAGGTCAGCCGGTACGCCGCCGACGGCCCGGGTGTCTTCGCCGCCTCCCGGGTCGCCCCCTCCGACCGGATCGAGTACGTGGTGGCGGTGAACAACGCCGACACCGCGCAGACTGTCACCGTGGACACCTGGTCGGCCGGCGCCACCTTCACCGGCATCTACGGCGACACCGGCCGTGCCACGGCGAACGCCGACGGCAGGCTGACCCTCACCGTGCCGGCGCTGTCGGCTGTGGTGCACCGGGCGGGCACCCCCGTCGCACGGCCGACCGCCGCGCCGCGCATCTCTCTCACCACCCCGGACGCGCCGGTCGCCACCCGGGTTGCGGTGACCGCCCAGGTGACCGGTGACCCGCTCTCCACGGTCACCGTCGCTGCCCGGGTCGCGGGCGGTCGGTGGACGTTGCTGGGCAGCGCCGACCGCGCACCGTACACGGTGCAGCACGACCTGACCGGCCTGGCCGGCGGCACCCGGGTCGAGTACAAGGCGGTGGTCCGCGACGGTCGGGGTCGCACCGCGACCGCTCGGTCCACCGCCACCGTCGGCACGCCGCCGCAGGGCGGGTCCCGGGAGTGGGCGGTGGTGCACTACCAGCGCCCCACCGGCGGGTACGACGACTGGGGGTTGTACGCGTGGGGTGACGTCGACCCGGCGTACGCCACCGAGTGGCCCGAGGGGCAGCCGTTCGCCGGGGAGGACTCCTACGGCCGGTTCGCCTGGGTGAAGCTCAAGCCGGGCGCGACGTCGGTGGGTTTCGTGGTGGTCGACGAGGACGGAAACAAGGACGTCGCCCAGGACCGCAGCATCGACGTCACCGCCACCGGGGAGGTCTGGCTCAAGCAGGGCGACCCGACGGTCTACCCGACTCGGCAGGCGGCCACCGGTGAACCGGACCCGCCGGCCGAGGAGGACACCGCGGTGATCCACTACCGGAGGGCCGACGGCGACCACGACGGCTGGGGTCTGCACGTGTGGGACGGCGCGGCCGACCCGACCGACTGGTCCGCGCCACTGAAACCCATCAGGACTGACGCGTTCGGGGCGGTGTTCCGGGTGCCGCTGGCGGCCGGTGCGACCGGGCTGAACTACATCATCCACCAGGGCGACACCAAGGACCTGCCCGACGACCAGCGGCTCGACTTCACCAGCGCGGGCCGGGAGGTGTGGCTGCTCGCCGCCACACCGGGCCGGTTGCTGCCGCCGACGCCGACCCGCGCCAGCGGGGACACCGACATCACCCGGCAGAAGGCGCACTGGATCGACAGGTCCACAGTGGCGTGGCAGACCCCGCCGACCGACGGCAAGACGTACGCGCTGGTCGTCGCACCCGAGGGCGGGATCGGTGTGGCCGACGGGGAGTTGACCGGGGCGTACACCACCCTGCCGTTGCGGGCGCAGCGCAACGGGCTCACCGAGGCCCAGCGCACGGCGTTTCCGCACCTGTGGTCGTACCGCAGCTTCACGCTGGACCGGCGCGACCTGGCCGAGGTCCCGGCGGCGCTGCGGGGGCAGGTGCTGGTGACCGAACGCGACGCCTCGGGGGCCCTGCTCGCGGCGACCGGCGTGCAGATCCCCGGCGTGCTCGACGACGTGTACTCCCGGGCCACCGACGCCACCCTCGGTCCGAGCTTCGACGGCCGGACGCCGAGCCTCGCGGTGTGGGCGCCGACCGCGCGGACCGTGACGGTGCAGCTGTTCGACTCGCCGACCGCCACACCGAAGGCGGTGCCGATGCGCCGCGACGACCGTACCGGCGTCTGGTCCGCGCGTGGCGACCGGAGCTGGACCGGCAGGTACTACCGCTACCAGGTGCGGGCGTGGCAGCCGGCGGCGCAGAAGATGGTCAGGGCGTCGGTGACCGACCCGTACTCGGTGGCCCTCGCCGCGGACTCCACGCACAGCCTGCTGGTCGACCTGAACGACGCGGCGCTGGCCCCGCCGGGCTGGCGGACGCTGCGCAAACCTCCACCGGTGCCACCGGCGAAGGCGCAGGTATCCGAGCTGTCGGTACGGGACTTCTCCATCGCCGACGAGACCGTGCCGGCCGAGCGTCGGGGGACGTTCCTCGCCTTCACCGACCCGAGAACCGCCGGGATGACCCACCTGAAGGCACTCGGCGACGCGGGCGTCACCCACCTGCACCTGCTGCCGGCCTTCGACTTCGCGACGATCCCGGAGAAGCGGGCCGACCAGCGGCAGCCGACCTGCGACCTGGCGGCGCTCCCGCCGGACTCCGCGGAGCAGCAGAAGTGCGTGGCGGCGGTCGCCGATACCGACGGCTACAACTGGGGGTACGACCCGCTGCACTACACGGTGCCCGAGGGCGGTTACGCCGTCGACCCGACCGGTGCGGCGCGGACCATCGAGTTCCGGCGGATGGTCGCCGGGCTGAACGGCGCGGGTCTGCGGGTGGTCATGGACGTGGTCTACAACCACACGGCGGCGGCCGGCACCGACGCGAAGTCGGTGCTCGACCAGGTCGTGCCCGGCTACTACCACCGGCTGCTGGACGACGGTACGGTGGCCGACTCCACCTGCTGCGCCAACACCGCTCCCGAGCACGCCATGATGGGCAAACTGGTCATCGACTCGCTGGTCACCTGGGCCCGGCAGTACAAGGTGGACGGTTTCCGGTTCGACCTGATGGGTCACCACCCGAAGGCGAACATCCTGGCCGTACGCCGAGCACTGGACCGGCTGACCGTCGCCCGCGACGGGGTGGACGGCAGGTCGATCCTGCTCTACGGGGAGGGCTGGAACTTCGGCGAGGTCGCCGACGACGCGCGCTTCGTCCAGGCCACCCAGGCGAACATGGCCGGCACCGGCATCGGCACCTTCAACGACCGGCTCCGCGACGCGGTTCGCGGCGGTGGACCGTTCGACAGCAACCCGCGCGCCCAGGGCTTCGCCTCCGGGCTCTACACCGACCCGAACGGCGACGAGGTCAACGGGTCGCCGGCCGAGCAGAAGGCGCGCCTGCTGCGCGCCCACGACCTGATCAAGGTGGGTCTGACCGGCAACCTGCGCGACTACCGCTTCACCGACACCGCCGGACGGCAGGTCACCGGGGCGCAGGTGGACTACAACGGCTCCCCGGCCGGCTACACCGCCGCACCGGGGGAGGCGGTCACCTACGTCGACGCGCACGACAACGAGATC
This window harbors:
- a CDS encoding aconitate hydratase, coding for MKEYDVASLDTFGAKTQLRVGDASYEIFRIDKVDGHARLPYSLKILLENLLRTEDGANITADHIRQLGGWDPTAAPSVEIQFTPARVLMQDFTGVPCVVDLATMREAVRDLGGDATKVNPLAPAELVIDHSVIADLFGREDAFARNVELEYERNKERYQFLRWGQTAFNEFKVVPPGTGIVHQVNIEYLARTIMARAEASGVMQAYPDTVVGTDSHTTMVNGLGVLGWGVGGIEAEAAMLGQPVSMLIPRVVGFKLSGEMPAGTTATDLVLTITEMLRKHGVVGKFVEFYGPGVSAVPLANRATIGNMSPEYGSTVAIFPIDAETVRYLELTGRDAAQVALVEAYAKEQGLWHDPDAEPEYSERLELDLSTIEPSLAGPKRPQDRVPLGSAKTLFRSALTDYVADDSAGERDLKPSVAREELPRGANGPADEASAESFPASDPPANEFSDPADEPRDLETAAAGAGGRATNPVRVTGTDGVEYELDHGAVVIAAITSCTNTSNPQVMIGAALLARNAVDKGLTRKPWVKTTLAPGSKVVMDYYERAGLTPYLDKLGFNLVGYGCTTCIGNSGPLPEEVSAAVNEHDLSVVSVLSGNRNFEGRINPDVKMNYLASPPLVVAYALAGTMDIDLANEPIGEDTEGNPVYLREIWPNSAEIQDVIAQAIGATGFSAAYADVFAGDERWQSLPTPTGDTFAWENDSTYVRKPPYFEGMQQEPTPVVDIAGARVLAKLGDSVTTDHISPAGAIKADSPAGSYLAEHGVPRHEFNSYGSRRGNHEVMIRGTFANIRLRNQLVPGVEGGFTVNHLTGEQTSIYDASVAYQEAGVPLVVLAGKEYGSGSSRDWAAKGTMLLGVRAVIAESYERIHRSNLIGMGVLPLQFPVDVTAESLGLTGTETFTITGVTALNDGETPRTVQVSTDTGVEFDAVVRIDTPGEADYYRHGGILQFVLRRMIAN
- a CDS encoding C39 family peptidase — encoded protein: MRTDLIRKTALTAAGLAFTGGAIAGPVTTAFAAPSTAKPSAQTQTDRKNHGERELGVRYEAQPNFYYCGPAATRNALSVQGKDINVDAMAKEMGTTEAGTNSINDITPVLNKETGKNAYRSVEISSPDADAKQTDQLRADIVRTVDDGRAVVANIAGTSTDTTGTTHSYEGGHYISVVGYRDNGDTVTIADSADPTQASYQITVEHLADWIATRGYATS
- a CDS encoding cellulose binding domain-containing protein, which codes for MSGMRRAPRLTPGPAAIVSSPWVVVGAGVVVMVVLLVMTLSAYRGRSPAPDGASAPPALPLPSAEAAPSRPTPVASPAPVMPGLSGRASGLPPGAVTGSPSPSVAPPVSPPGQPVVTRSPSRAPQGQPAVSGRYRVVQSFDGGFIGEVAMVNASAQSRGWTVRLEFSGGRLVTAWVEGVPQGTVRQFDDGFTYVSGVDVRPGGSVSLRFHMERAFSTPRSCTVDGVRCAGF
- the pulA gene encoding pullulanase-type alpha-1,6-glucosidase, producing MKQPPVPRTTLALVSLLTVTLVGTSVAVPPAATAAPRPSGAVPVGGATQWTSEPTAEALVKAGGGSARAEQFYFVLPDRFANGDPRNDRGGLTGDRLRTGLDPTDKGFYHGGDLKGVIDRLDYIQGLGTTAIWLAPIFKNRPVQGSGDDISAGYHGYWITDFTQVDPHFGTMAEMKRLVRLAHQRGIKIYLDVIVNHTADVIKYAEGSYAYVDKAASPYTDVRGQAFEDRNHADGSRAFPPVDETSFPYTPTFDEPTDATVKVPAWLNDVTMYHNRGDSTFAGENSEYGDFFGLDDLWTERPEVVRGMTEAYGDWIGATGVDGFRLDTVKHVNMDFWPQFSQGIERAAEKAGKKDFFMFGEVYSADPEISSRYVRQGGLPATLDFAFQEAARGYTAGAGSAKALADVYARDDLYAARNTDAGRLPTFLGNHDMGRIGSFVAAGGTDPASHLRRDQLAHQLMFLTRGQPVVYSGDEQGFTGPGGDKDARQDMFASKVPDYLDDDLLGTDRTHAADQFDTGHPLYRTIAELGRLRQAHPALRDGVQVSRYAADGPGVFAASRVAPSDRIEYVVAVNNADTAQTVTVDTWSAGATFTGIYGDTGRATANADGRLTLTVPALSAVVHRAGTPVARPTAAPRISLTTPDAPVATRVAVTAQVTGDPLSTVTVAARVAGGRWTLLGSADRAPYTVQHDLTGLAGGTRVEYKAVVRDGRGRTATARSTATVGTPPQGGSREWAVVHYQRPTGGYDDWGLYAWGDVDPAYATEWPEGQPFAGEDSYGRFAWVKLKPGATSVGFVVVDEDGNKDVAQDRSIDVTATGEVWLKQGDPTVYPTRQAATGEPDPPAEEDTAVIHYRRADGDHDGWGLHVWDGAADPTDWSAPLKPIRTDAFGAVFRVPLAAGATGLNYIIHQGDTKDLPDDQRLDFTSAGREVWLLAATPGRLLPPTPTRASGDTDITRQKAHWIDRSTVAWQTPPTDGKTYALVVAPEGGIGVADGELTGAYTTLPLRAQRNGLTEAQRTAFPHLWSYRSFTLDRRDLAEVPAALRGQVLVTERDASGALLAATGVQIPGVLDDVYSRATDATLGPSFDGRTPSLAVWAPTARTVTVQLFDSPTATPKAVPMRRDDRTGVWSARGDRSWTGRYYRYQVRAWQPAAQKMVRASVTDPYSVALAADSTHSLLVDLNDAALAPPGWRTLRKPPPVPPAKAQVSELSVRDFSIADETVPAERRGTFLAFTDPRTAGMTHLKALGDAGVTHLHLLPAFDFATIPEKRADQRQPTCDLAALPPDSAEQQKCVAAVADTDGYNWGYDPLHYTVPEGGYAVDPTGAARTIEFRRMVAGLNGAGLRVVMDVVYNHTAAAGTDAKSVLDQVVPGYYHRLLDDGTVADSTCCANTAPEHAMMGKLVIDSLVTWARQYKVDGFRFDLMGHHPKANILAVRRALDRLTVARDGVDGRSILLYGEGWNFGEVADDARFVQATQANMAGTGIGTFNDRLRDAVRGGGPFDSNPRAQGFASGLYTDPNGDEVNGSPAEQKARLLRAHDLIKVGLTGNLRDYRFTDTAGRQVTGAQVDYNGSPAGYTAAPGEAVTYVDAHDNEILYDALAYKLPQATSATDRARMQVLALGTVVLSQGTGFVTTGTERLRSKSLDRNSYNSGDWFNQIRWGCERGNGFGAGLPPAADNEDKWPYAKPLLADPTLVPDCAAIDTTDARYAELLRIRASSPVFGLATAEQVQRRVAFPLSGAQETPGVLTMTLDVRGLGGQWTSITVVFNATPKTATQTLTGLRGADVALHPVLVDSADPVLRTASFDRSAGTFTVPARSVAVFVQR